A genomic window from Sulfurospirillum multivorans DSM 12446 includes:
- a CDS encoding saccharopine dehydrogenase family protein, whose product MATVLIIGAGGVSRVVTKKCAMNSAVFSHIVLASRTKSKCDQIANEIKESLHVTIETAAIDADDVEALVALIKKVNPALVMNIALPYQDLTIMDACIKTNVPYLDTANYEHPDLAKFEYKEQWARDKAFKDAGIMALLGSGFDPGVTNVFCAYAQQYLFDEINSIDILDCNAGDHGYAFATNFNPEINLREVSSKGRYWENGEWIETEPVSVKMVWDYPEVGPKDSYLLYHEELESLVQNIKGLKRIRFFMTFGQSYLTHMKCLENVGMLRIDEVDVDGVKIVPIQLLKALLPDPASLGPRTVGFTNIGCVFEGLKDGQKRKVYIYNVCDHQECYRETGAQAVSYTTGVPAMIGAKMMLEGKWAGKGVFNMEQFDAKPFMDELNVQGLPWKTIEMKPDETFEIK is encoded by the coding sequence ATGGCAACAGTATTAATTATTGGTGCGGGTGGTGTTAGTCGTGTGGTCACCAAAAAATGTGCGATGAACAGCGCGGTGTTTTCACACATCGTCTTGGCAAGTAGAACCAAATCAAAGTGCGACCAAATCGCCAATGAAATCAAAGAATCTTTACATGTAACCATTGAAACCGCTGCGATTGATGCGGATGATGTTGAAGCACTCGTTGCTTTAATCAAAAAAGTAAACCCAGCTTTGGTGATGAACATCGCTCTTCCGTACCAAGACCTTACCATCATGGATGCGTGCATTAAAACCAATGTTCCTTACCTCGATACCGCTAACTATGAGCATCCAGACCTCGCAAAATTTGAGTACAAAGAGCAATGGGCTAGAGATAAAGCGTTTAAAGATGCCGGCATTATGGCGCTTTTGGGCAGTGGATTTGACCCAGGTGTGACGAATGTTTTTTGTGCCTACGCACAACAATACCTCTTTGATGAGATCAACTCTATCGATATTTTAGACTGTAACGCAGGCGATCACGGTTATGCGTTTGCAACGAATTTTAACCCAGAAATCAACCTTCGCGAAGTAAGCTCCAAAGGGCGTTACTGGGAAAATGGAGAGTGGATCGAGACAGAGCCCGTTTCGGTTAAAATGGTGTGGGATTACCCCGAAGTTGGGCCAAAAGACAGTTACTTGCTTTACCATGAAGAGTTAGAGTCACTCGTTCAAAACATCAAAGGATTGAAGCGTATTCGTTTCTTTATGACCTTTGGTCAAAGCTATCTGACGCACATGAAATGTTTGGAAAATGTCGGCATGCTTCGCATCGATGAGGTCGATGTTGATGGCGTGAAAATTGTGCCGATTCAACTGCTAAAAGCGCTCCTTCCAGATCCTGCAAGTTTGGGACCTAGAACCGTTGGTTTTACGAACATTGGGTGTGTTTTTGAAGGACTTAAAGATGGTCAAAAACGCAAAGTGTACATCTACAACGTGTGCGATCACCAAGAGTGTTACCGTGAGACGGGCGCTCAAGCGGTCAGTTACACCACGGGCGTGCCTGCGATGATCGGGGCGAAGATGATGTTAGAGGGAAAATGGGCAGGGAAAGGTGTTTTCAACATGGAACAATTCGATGCAAAACCCTTTATGGATGAGCTCAATGTTCAAGGGCTTCCTTGGAAAACCATCGAAATGAAACCTGACGAAACGTTCGAAATCAAATAA
- the rdgB gene encoding RdgB/HAM1 family non-canonical purine NTP pyrophosphatase produces MRIILATSNHGKVKEFQSWISEYEVVAYSDIMPSFEIDETGTTFKDNALIKARAVYEKLEDKNDIVLSDDSGISVPVLGGEPGIYSARYAGVHANAKDNLNKLIQTLKDKGIAKTPAFYTAAIALVCAKGEFCVHGWMHGDAIAEARGNNGFGYDPMFIPCGYTQTLGELDESVKKAFSHRARALELAYIVLKSLK; encoded by the coding sequence TTGAGAATTATTTTAGCCACATCCAATCACGGTAAAGTCAAAGAGTTTCAATCATGGATCAGCGAATATGAAGTCGTCGCGTACAGCGACATTATGCCTTCTTTTGAGATCGACGAAACAGGTACAACGTTTAAAGACAATGCGCTGATTAAAGCGCGCGCCGTGTATGAAAAATTGGAAGATAAAAACGACATCGTTTTAAGCGATGATAGCGGCATCAGCGTGCCAGTTTTAGGTGGAGAGCCGGGCATTTACAGTGCGCGTTATGCAGGTGTGCATGCAAACGCTAAAGATAATTTAAATAAACTCATTCAGACGCTTAAAGACAAAGGTATTGCAAAAACACCTGCATTTTACACCGCGGCGATTGCGCTTGTCTGTGCCAAAGGCGAATTTTGTGTGCATGGCTGGATGCATGGAGATGCCATTGCTGAGGCTCGTGGAAACAACGGCTTTGGATACGACCCAATGTTCATTCCCTGCGGTTACACTCAAACACTGGGTGAACTGGATGAGAGCGTGAAAAAAGCCTTTTCCCACCGAGCACGTGCGCTTGAACTCGCGTACATCGTACTTAAAAGTTTGAAATAA
- the mltA gene encoding murein transglycosylase A, with the protein MRKSLYFCGCLMVLVSGCSFKTTAPTLQDEALVLSLQEQNERFEMLSHTENFDELLVLFLQNCAAPLTQKVYANVCEQALHVNDAKAFFKNSFELKKIQPNEQRSMLTGYYEPLLHGSLKKTERFKYPVYGKPKDLVMIVGENDKKMRGRSVKGKMMPYFTREEIGKRKLNAEVLCYVDDKIDLFFMEVQGSGRVELENGNVIFIGYADSNGHAYKSLGREMINRGIFNSVEEVSLQSIRAWLIAHPSQIDTLLNTNPSYVFFRRMDQRATGSLGLVLTPERSVAVDRAHIPLGSLLVVKSESPNYNVEKFVFAQDTGGAIKGPNRADMFMGYGERAQWIAGELKAPLELWIMQPKF; encoded by the coding sequence ATGCGAAAGAGTCTCTATTTTTGTGGTTGTTTAATGGTTTTGGTGAGCGGTTGTAGCTTTAAAACAACTGCTCCAACGCTTCAAGATGAAGCTTTAGTACTCTCGCTTCAAGAGCAAAATGAACGCTTTGAAATGCTGAGTCACACTGAGAATTTTGATGAACTCCTTGTCTTGTTTCTCCAGAATTGTGCGGCACCTTTAACCCAAAAAGTGTATGCCAATGTCTGCGAACAAGCTTTACATGTAAACGATGCGAAAGCCTTTTTTAAAAACTCTTTTGAGCTTAAAAAAATCCAACCCAACGAACAACGCTCGATGCTGACAGGCTATTATGAGCCTTTATTGCACGGCAGTTTGAAAAAAACAGAACGGTTCAAATACCCCGTTTACGGCAAACCCAAAGACCTTGTGATGATCGTGGGTGAGAATGACAAAAAGATGCGAGGACGTTCCGTAAAAGGCAAAATGATGCCTTATTTTACGCGCGAAGAGATCGGAAAGCGTAAACTCAACGCCGAAGTACTTTGTTATGTGGACGATAAGATCGATCTTTTCTTTATGGAAGTGCAAGGCTCTGGAAGGGTTGAGCTGGAAAATGGCAACGTCATTTTTATAGGTTATGCCGATTCAAACGGGCATGCGTACAAATCCTTGGGGCGTGAGATGATCAACCGTGGGATTTTTAACTCCGTGGAAGAGGTCTCTTTGCAGAGTATCCGAGCGTGGCTTATTGCGCACCCAAGCCAGATCGACACATTGCTCAACACCAACCCCAGCTATGTCTTCTTTCGTAGAATGGATCAGCGTGCTACGGGGAGTTTGGGACTGGTGCTAACCCCTGAGCGCTCCGTTGCGGTCGATCGTGCTCATATTCCTTTAGGATCACTTTTGGTCGTGAAGAGTGAATCGCCTAACTATAACGTCGAGAAGTTTGTCTTTGCCCAAGACACAGGAGGTGCGATCAAAGGGCCAAATCGAGCCGATATGTTTATGGGCTATGGAGAGCGGGCACAGTGGATAGCAGGCGAGCTCAAAGCGCCGCTTGAACTGTGGATCATGCAACCCAAGTTTTAA
- a CDS encoding MFS transporter: MFKTIFPLSLIISLRFLGLFIVLPVLSVYALHLEGSNEFLVGITIGGYALTQMLLQIPFGIISDKIGRKITIFIGLVIFLVGSLVCAYSETIYGLMIGRFLQGAAAIGAVGTAMISDMVKEEVRGHAMAIMGGFIAASFAISMMLGSVIGGYYGVDKLFFITAGLSLFAILVLYTKVPNPPKIVHHYGADETELKHILKDRNLMNMNITNMLQKGMMTLAFMVIPIIMVQEFGFAKKELWMVYLPAMLFGVLAMGPSAILGEKKHRSKEMLMIGVALFAISYVMMGYAKSAPWFIVGVVIFFIGFNMHEPLMQSMASKYAKVHQKGAALGVFNTFGYAGTFVGGVFGGYFLQHFGIMEIAWVVFIACIGWLFLIAALKNPSLNKNLYLPFSTIDMTRTLHLSHVKGVVEWYKNESEALLVIKYDSQATDKETILAVLE, encoded by the coding sequence ATGTTTAAAACTATTTTTCCCCTTAGCCTTATTATTTCCCTCCGTTTTTTAGGTCTCTTTATCGTCCTACCCGTCCTCTCCGTTTATGCGCTTCATCTGGAAGGCTCTAACGAATTTTTAGTGGGCATCACCATCGGTGGATACGCGCTGACGCAGATGCTCCTCCAAATCCCTTTTGGCATTATATCCGACAAGATTGGACGCAAAATTACCATTTTTATTGGACTGGTGATTTTTCTTGTAGGCTCACTGGTGTGTGCGTACAGTGAAACCATTTACGGTCTGATGATCGGACGCTTTTTACAAGGTGCCGCTGCCATTGGCGCTGTGGGAACCGCGATGATCAGTGATATGGTCAAAGAAGAGGTTCGTGGTCATGCGATGGCGATTATGGGTGGCTTTATTGCCGCGAGTTTTGCCATTTCGATGATGCTAGGCTCTGTCATTGGTGGGTATTATGGAGTTGACAAACTCTTTTTTATCACCGCAGGACTCTCGCTTTTTGCGATCCTTGTGCTTTACACCAAAGTGCCCAATCCTCCTAAAATCGTTCACCATTACGGTGCCGATGAGACGGAACTTAAGCACATTTTAAAAGACCGCAACCTTATGAACATGAACATCACCAACATGCTGCAAAAAGGGATGATGACACTCGCTTTTATGGTCATTCCTATCATTATGGTTCAAGAGTTTGGGTTTGCCAAAAAAGAGCTCTGGATGGTTTACTTACCTGCCATGCTCTTTGGTGTCCTTGCGATGGGGCCGTCTGCGATTTTAGGTGAGAAAAAACACCGCTCTAAAGAGATGCTGATGATAGGCGTTGCGCTCTTTGCGATCAGCTACGTTATGATGGGCTACGCAAAAAGTGCACCATGGTTTATCGTGGGTGTGGTGATCTTTTTCATCGGCTTTAACATGCACGAACCACTTATGCAATCCATGGCAAGCAAATATGCCAAAGTTCACCAAAAAGGTGCGGCTCTTGGTGTCTTTAACACCTTTGGTTACGCAGGAACCTTTGTGGGTGGCGTTTTTGGTGGGTATTTCTTGCAACATTTTGGCATTATGGAGATCGCTTGGGTTGTTTTTATCGCCTGTATCGGCTGGCTATTTTTAATAGCCGCCCTCAAAAATCCAAGCCTCAATAAAAATCTCTATTTACCATTTTCCACCATCGACATGACACGCACCTTGCATCTCAGCCACGTCAAAGGCGTCGTCGAATGGTACAAAAATGAAAGTGAAGCGCTTCTTGTTATCAAGTACGACTCACAAGCCACCGACAAAGAGACCATCTTAGCGGTTTTAGAATAG
- a CDS encoding YqaA family protein, with translation MNYLGLFLASFASATLLPGGSEALFVYLLSEQLNPFVLLLIATLGNTLGSFVNYVLGKYATTFALSKGYMSEKQLQKASTLFEKYGAISLLFSWLPIIGDPLTFVAGIVRYSWWKFLIIVGLAKLARYSFVYLGFLAVTQ, from the coding sequence GTGAACTACCTCGGCCTTTTTCTCGCAAGCTTCGCCTCCGCCACGCTATTGCCCGGTGGAAGCGAAGCGCTTTTTGTCTATCTTCTAAGCGAACAATTAAACCCTTTTGTACTCCTACTCATCGCCACACTGGGCAACACCTTAGGCTCGTTTGTGAACTATGTGCTTGGAAAATACGCCACCACCTTCGCCCTCTCCAAAGGCTACATGAGCGAAAAACAGCTCCAAAAAGCCTCCACCCTTTTTGAAAAATACGGCGCAATAAGCCTACTCTTCTCATGGCTCCCGATCATCGGCGACCCGCTCACCTTTGTCGCTGGTATCGTGCGCTATTCATGGTGGAAGTTTCTCATCATCGTAGGTCTTGCCAAGTTGGCGCGGTATAGTTTTGTCTATCTTGGATTTTTGGCGGTAACACAATGA